One stretch of Pradoshia sp. D12 DNA includes these proteins:
- the atpB gene encoding F0F1 ATP synthase subunit A, with protein sequence MNHGAPTVELMGLTFNLGNVLMITVASVIVFLIAVLSTRKLAVKPSGMQNFMEWVIDFVRNIINSNMDWNTGGRFLVLGTTLIMYIFVSNMLGLPFSVTYNGDLWWKSPTADPVVALTLAVMIVVLTNFYGIKMRGFKGYSKNFVSPMPFLFPLKIIEEFANTLTLGLRLFGNIYAGEILLSLLAGSLATDFWSSALAIGPTIVWQGFSIFIGAIQAFIFTMLTMVYMAHKVSEDH encoded by the coding sequence TTGAATCATGGAGCACCTACAGTCGAATTAATGGGCCTTACTTTTAATCTTGGTAACGTTCTGATGATTACGGTCGCAAGTGTGATTGTATTTTTAATCGCCGTACTGTCGACAAGAAAATTGGCAGTTAAGCCATCTGGTATGCAGAACTTTATGGAGTGGGTCATTGACTTCGTCAGAAACATTATTAATAGCAATATGGACTGGAACACTGGCGGGCGCTTTTTAGTTCTTGGAACGACGCTTATCATGTACATATTTGTTTCAAATATGCTTGGTCTTCCATTCTCAGTTACTTATAACGGAGACCTATGGTGGAAGTCGCCAACAGCCGATCCAGTAGTCGCTTTAACCCTTGCAGTAATGATCGTAGTCCTTACAAACTTCTATGGTATCAAAATGCGAGGCTTTAAAGGGTACAGTAAAAACTTTGTATCACCTATGCCGTTCTTATTTCCGCTTAAGATTATTGAGGAGTTCGCGAATACCCTCACACTGGGCTTGCGTCTATTCGGTAATATTTATGCGGGTGAAATCTTACTCAGCCTACTGGCGGGATCTCTTGCAACAGATTTCTGGAGCAGTGCCCTTGCTATTGGTCCAACCATTGTATGGCAAGGTTTCAGTATATTTATCGGAGCAATCCAGGCATTTATCTTTACGATGTTAACAATGGTTTACATGGCCCACAAAGTCAGCGAAGACCATTAA
- a CDS encoding ATP synthase subunit I, with protein sequence MEKPIQMLEVHIVFRRYLRYTFTLLSIYVILWGVTPYKTEALGMTLGSIIGIYNIWLLSRKTAQLGEKVLEGSSMKSLGTISRMAAAVLAVAIAMRYPDQFNVFFVVLGLMTGYLVIMIDLTIHNIRRGEKR encoded by the coding sequence ATGGAGAAACCTATTCAAATGCTAGAAGTCCACATTGTTTTCAGACGCTATCTGAGGTACACGTTCACCTTATTATCCATTTATGTTATCCTATGGGGAGTAACCCCTTATAAAACAGAAGCCTTGGGAATGACACTTGGCAGTATAATTGGTATTTATAATATTTGGCTTTTATCAAGAAAAACTGCTCAATTAGGTGAGAAAGTGCTTGAGGGAAGCAGCATGAAATCACTTGGGACAATCTCAAGAATGGCAGCTGCAGTTTTAGCTGTCGCCATTGCTATGCGATATCCTGATCAATTTAATGTATTTTTTGTCGTATTGGGATTAATGACGGGTTACCTTGTCATTATGATAGATTTAACAATCCATAACATAAGGCGGGGGGAAAAGAGGTGA
- the atpE gene encoding F0F1 ATP synthase subunit C codes for MGVIAAAIAIGLAALGAGIGNGLIVSRTVEGIARQPEARGMLQTTMFIGVALVEAIPIIAVVIAFMVM; via the coding sequence TTGGGAGTTATAGCAGCAGCAATCGCAATCGGTTTAGCAGCTCTTGGAGCAGGTATTGGTAATGGTTTGATCGTATCTCGTACAGTAGAGGGAATTGCACGTCAACCAGAAGCACGTGGTATGCTTCAAACTACAATGTTCATCGGGGTAGCTTTAGTTGAGGCGATTCCTATCATCGCGGTTGTTATCGCGTTCATGGTAATGTAA
- the atpF gene encoding F0F1 ATP synthase subunit B: MLFNNLVLGAAAHSGLNTGDIIFQLVAFIILMLLLKKFAFGPLMGIMKQREEHVASEIEVAEKNRAEAAALLEEQRTMLKEARQESLSLIEEAKKHGEKQREEIIVVARQEAERVKESAKREIEQQKEQAMVQLREQVASLSVLIASKVIEKELSEADQQKLINDYIQEAGEER, from the coding sequence GTGTTATTTAATAATTTGGTACTTGGAGCTGCAGCGCATAGCGGTCTAAATACGGGAGATATCATCTTCCAATTAGTCGCTTTCATCATCTTGATGCTTTTACTGAAAAAATTCGCATTCGGTCCTCTTATGGGCATTATGAAACAACGTGAAGAACATGTTGCGAGTGAAATTGAAGTAGCAGAAAAGAATCGTGCAGAAGCAGCTGCTTTGTTAGAAGAACAACGTACTATGCTGAAAGAAGCTCGCCAGGAATCTTTATCTCTTATTGAAGAGGCTAAGAAACATGGTGAAAAACAACGCGAAGAAATCATCGTTGTTGCCCGTCAGGAAGCTGAACGTGTGAAAGAGTCAGCGAAACGTGAAATTGAACAGCAAAAAGAACAAGCTATGGTTCAACTTCGTGAGCAAGTTGCATCCTTGTCTGTTCTAATTGCGTCTAAAGTGATTGAAAAAGAACTTAGTGAAGCTGATCAACAAAAATTGATTAACGATTACATTCAAGAGGCAGGAGAAGAGCGATGA